From a single Planococcus shenhongbingii genomic region:
- a CDS encoding methylated-DNA--[protein]-cysteine S-methyltransferase, with the protein MNLLIEWSILEHSQWKLYVAKTSKGLCYVGSPGQTFEDFQKYINKRFPTAELRENRDALSPYIQELNDYFDGFRTAFTLPIDVKGTPFQEEIWQALQEIPYGQTVSYSEIAARIQRPAAVRAVGTAIGANPVLITVPCHRVIGKKGTIAGYRGGLELKSFLLELETADKVHH; encoded by the coding sequence ATGAACCTTTTAATTGAATGGTCAATTCTAGAACACAGCCAGTGGAAGTTATATGTTGCCAAAACTTCAAAAGGGCTTTGTTACGTCGGTTCTCCAGGCCAAACATTTGAGGATTTTCAAAAGTATATCAATAAACGGTTTCCGACAGCCGAACTGCGGGAAAACCGAGACGCGCTGTCTCCTTATATTCAGGAACTGAATGACTATTTTGATGGCTTCCGAACTGCTTTCACCTTGCCCATTGACGTTAAAGGAACACCTTTTCAAGAAGAAATCTGGCAAGCTCTCCAAGAAATCCCTTACGGCCAGACCGTTTCCTACTCGGAAATCGCTGCACGCATCCAGCGTCCGGCAGCTGTCCGGGCAGTCGGTACGGCGATTGGTGCCAACCCTGTACTGATCACCGTGCCTTGCCATCGGGTTATTGGAAAAAAAGGAACCATCGCTGGTTATCGGGGCGGTTTAGAACTTAAGAGCTTTTTACTTGAATTGGAAACTGCCGATAAAGTTCATCATTAA
- a CDS encoding bifunctional transcriptional activator/DNA repair enzyme AdaA, giving the protein MTKQKPTAIPAAYWKAIMENDASFDDKFFYGVRTTRIFCRPSCSSRIPNKENVLIFKNAYAALDKNFRPCKRCKPDGLNLPAEEWIGQITEWIDEHFTEPVTLERLADISHGSPYHLQRLFKRLKGSSPLEYIQQLRLEKAVWLLEETDYPIAEVGRLAGFPNASYFITLFKKKNGQTPASFRQARKVKKGENMHEPFN; this is encoded by the coding sequence ATGACAAAACAAAAACCAACCGCTATTCCTGCTGCCTACTGGAAAGCCATTATGGAAAATGACGCCTCATTTGATGACAAGTTTTTTTATGGAGTCCGGACCACCAGAATTTTTTGCCGCCCTTCCTGCAGCTCGCGTATACCGAATAAAGAAAATGTGCTTATCTTTAAAAATGCCTACGCCGCGTTGGACAAAAATTTCAGGCCATGCAAACGATGCAAACCGGATGGATTGAATTTGCCGGCCGAAGAATGGATCGGCCAAATTACCGAGTGGATCGATGAACATTTTACAGAACCCGTTACATTGGAACGGCTGGCGGACATTTCGCACGGCAGCCCCTACCATCTGCAGCGATTGTTCAAGCGCCTTAAAGGCAGTTCGCCATTGGAGTATATCCAGCAGCTGCGCCTTGAAAAAGCAGTTTGGCTGCTTGAAGAAACGGATTATCCAATTGCAGAAGTTGGCCGACTAGCAGGTTTTCCGAATGCCTCTTATTTTATTACGTTATTTAAAAAGAAAAATGGACAAACACCGGCAAGTTTCCGGCAAGCACGAAAGGTAAAGAAAGGAGAGAACATGCATGAACCTTTTAATTGA
- the tatA gene encoding twin-arginine translocase TatA/TatE family subunit, whose protein sequence is MANIGATEWIIILVIALLIFGPAKLPQLGRAVGETLREFKNSTKGIMGDVKEEFKIEEKTEKEK, encoded by the coding sequence ATGGCGAATATTGGTGCAACGGAATGGATCATAATACTTGTCATCGCTTTGCTCATTTTTGGGCCAGCCAAGTTGCCGCAGCTAGGCCGTGCTGTTGGAGAAACGCTGAGAGAGTTTAAAAATTCCACTAAAGGAATAATGGGAGACGTGAAAGAAGAGTTTAAAATTGAAGAAAAGACAGAAAAAGAAAAATAA
- the tatC gene encoding twin-arginine translocase subunit TatC has product MEQEYTVVEHLAELRKRLVIIAAALIVSLGIGFATATKMLNFIKMQPTAVNVEWNVFGFTDGIMIYFKCALLVAILITLPIALHQIWLFVKPGLSEAEAKGTVWFIPASFFLFLAGVSFSYFIMFPMMLNFLSDINQSIGATETYGMNQYFSFLFNLVIPVGIVFEMPIVIMFLTKLGIVTPTSLRKMRKVAYFALVVIGVLISPPDFISDILIIVPLFILFEISIVISSWTLKRSNKRLAEMALKE; this is encoded by the coding sequence ATGGAGCAAGAATATACCGTTGTTGAGCATTTGGCCGAGTTAAGAAAGCGCCTGGTCATTATTGCAGCAGCCTTGATCGTTTCTCTTGGCATCGGATTTGCCACGGCGACGAAAATGTTAAATTTCATTAAAATGCAGCCTACTGCCGTAAATGTAGAATGGAACGTTTTTGGCTTTACGGACGGCATCATGATTTACTTCAAGTGTGCATTGCTGGTGGCTATTTTAATCACATTGCCGATCGCTTTGCATCAAATATGGCTTTTTGTAAAACCGGGATTATCAGAAGCGGAAGCGAAAGGCACGGTATGGTTCATTCCGGCTTCTTTCTTTTTGTTCCTGGCAGGTGTGAGCTTTAGTTATTTCATTATGTTCCCGATGATGTTGAATTTCTTATCGGACATTAACCAATCCATTGGGGCGACTGAAACGTATGGGATGAACCAGTATTTCAGTTTTCTGTTTAATCTGGTGATACCGGTGGGCATCGTTTTTGAAATGCCGATCGTCATTATGTTTTTGACGAAATTGGGGATTGTGACGCCAACATCGTTGCGAAAAATGCGGAAAGTTGCGTATTTTGCGCTTGTGGTAATCGGAGTACTCATATCACCTCCGGATTTCATCTCGGATATCCTGATTATCGTCCCGCTTTTTATTTTGTTTGAAATCAGCATTGTCATTTCGAGCTGGACGCTGAAACGTTCAAACAAAAGACTTGCAGAAATGGCTTTAAAAGAATAA
- the tatA gene encoding twin-arginine translocase TatA/TatE family subunit, whose protein sequence is MPNIGVPGLILILIIALIIFGPAKLPQLGRAAGQTLREFKNSTKGIIDDTPEETKVVEEPNQEKQVELTKK, encoded by the coding sequence ATGCCAAATATCGGCGTACCAGGATTAATCTTAATCCTTATCATTGCTTTGATCATTTTTGGGCCAGCTAAATTGCCACAGTTGGGCCGTGCTGCCGGACAAACTTTGAGAGAGTTCAAAAACTCGACAAAAGGCATCATAGACGATACACCAGAAGAGACTAAAGTGGTCGAAGAGCCTAACCAAGAAAAACAAGTAGAATTAACGAAAAAATAA
- a CDS encoding formate--tetrahydrofolate ligase: MALTDLSIATDAKILPIQEIAERAGIPGEALELYGNYKAKINVDLVPPAGSLGKVVLVTAISPTPAGEGKSTVTVGLADAFRQLNESVVVALREPSLGPVMGVKGGATGGGFAQVLPMEDINLHFTGDIHAITSANNALAAFIDNHLHQGNSLNIDPRRITWKRALDINDRALRQVTIGLGGPAQGVPRQDGFDITVASEIMAVLCLATSLEDLKERLARMVIGYTYQKEPITVRDLGVEGALTLLLKDAFKPNLVQTIEGTPAIIHGGPFANIAHGCNSLMATQTARKLADVVVTEAGFGADLGAEKFMHIKSRKGGFHPDAVVIVATVRALKMHGGVEKNSLAEVNHDAVRRGMVNLAKHVDTIRQFGIEPVVALNRFITDTEEELTEIFHWAETEGVKIALTNVWEQGGKGGLALAKLVKQELERPTDFAHLYDEADSVEEKLRTIVQKVYGGADVQLTDSAQKQLVELKKYGWDALPICMAKTQYSLSDQPKLLGRPEGFTITIREIIPKLGAGFLVCLTGDIMTMPGLPKQPAALKMDVGADGEAIGLF; encoded by the coding sequence ATGGCATTGACGGATTTATCGATAGCTACGGATGCAAAAATTTTACCGATACAGGAAATTGCAGAGCGTGCTGGGATTCCAGGCGAAGCTCTTGAACTATACGGAAATTATAAAGCAAAAATTAATGTCGATTTAGTGCCGCCTGCAGGAAGCCTTGGAAAAGTCGTATTAGTGACAGCCATCAGCCCGACTCCAGCAGGAGAAGGGAAATCAACCGTAACGGTAGGGCTTGCTGATGCTTTTAGACAATTGAACGAATCGGTCGTTGTCGCTTTGCGCGAGCCTTCTTTAGGGCCGGTGATGGGCGTAAAAGGAGGAGCCACAGGCGGAGGGTTTGCCCAAGTGCTGCCGATGGAAGACATCAACCTCCATTTCACAGGAGACATCCATGCCATCACGTCGGCAAACAACGCGTTAGCTGCATTTATTGATAACCACTTGCACCAAGGCAACTCTTTGAACATTGATCCTCGGCGCATCACCTGGAAACGGGCACTCGATATCAATGACCGGGCGCTTCGCCAAGTGACAATCGGCCTCGGTGGTCCTGCGCAGGGCGTTCCGCGTCAAGACGGTTTTGACATTACCGTTGCTTCTGAAATTATGGCCGTATTATGCCTGGCAACTTCTTTGGAAGATTTGAAAGAGCGCCTTGCCCGCATGGTCATCGGTTATACGTATCAAAAAGAGCCTATAACAGTTCGTGATTTAGGTGTAGAAGGCGCCTTAACGCTATTGCTGAAAGATGCCTTTAAACCTAATCTGGTACAGACCATCGAAGGAACACCGGCAATCATCCACGGTGGACCGTTTGCTAATATTGCCCATGGCTGCAACTCGCTGATGGCGACGCAAACAGCTAGAAAGCTGGCTGATGTGGTTGTAACGGAAGCCGGCTTTGGCGCGGATCTGGGTGCTGAGAAATTTATGCACATCAAATCCCGGAAAGGTGGATTTCATCCTGATGCTGTGGTGATCGTGGCAACAGTGCGGGCTTTGAAGATGCACGGCGGTGTCGAAAAGAATTCATTGGCAGAAGTGAACCATGATGCAGTGCGGCGCGGCATGGTCAACTTAGCGAAACATGTGGACACCATTCGCCAATTCGGCATTGAACCGGTCGTGGCGTTAAACCGGTTTATAACAGATACGGAGGAAGAACTGACAGAAATCTTTCACTGGGCTGAGACAGAAGGCGTGAAAATTGCTTTGACAAATGTTTGGGAACAAGGCGGTAAAGGCGGGCTCGCTCTGGCGAAGCTTGTAAAGCAAGAATTGGAGCGCCCTACAGACTTTGCCCATCTTTATGACGAAGCCGATTCTGTAGAAGAAAAGCTCCGTACTATTGTGCAGAAAGTGTACGGAGGTGCGGATGTCCAGTTAACGGACAGTGCTCAAAAGCAATTAGTGGAGTTGAAGAAATATGGCTGGGATGCTTTGCCGATCTGCATGGCAAAAACCCAATATTCATTGTCCGACCAGCCGAAACTGCTTGGCCGTCCGGAAGGATTTACGATTACGATACGCGAGATTATACCGAAACTCGGCGCAGGTTTCCTGGTTTGCTTAACAGGTGACATCATGACGATGCCCGGTTTGCCGAAGCAGCCGGCTGCTTTGAAAATGGATGTAGGAGCAGACGGAGAAGCGATCGGTTTGTTTTAA
- a CDS encoding threonine aldolase family protein, with protein MTKKMFASDNNSGIHPAIMEAIAGVNDGHVPAYGDDPYTAAARHKFKEHFGEECEVAFVFNGTGANITGLKAMVRSHQAIICTDGAHIHADEGGAAEGFIGGKLLTVPSANGKLTVNQIAQQLHHIGNQQRSQPKAVSISQCTELGTVYTLEEIKEITSFAHDNGLYVHMDGARLSNAAAHLGCSFAEMTVDAGIDMLAFGGTKNGLMIGEAVVCLNKELESELKYIRKQGMQLGSKMRFIAAQFDRLLTDNLWQENASHANRMARLLADGLQNFTGITVTQPVESNAIFASMPKSQIEELQKTYAFALWNAAINEIRLVTSFDTTEEDIETFLSHVEKAYS; from the coding sequence ATGACGAAGAAAATGTTTGCAAGTGACAATAATTCAGGCATCCATCCTGCTATTATGGAAGCAATTGCCGGGGTAAATGACGGACATGTCCCAGCCTACGGAGACGATCCTTACACGGCAGCAGCCCGCCATAAATTCAAAGAACATTTCGGTGAAGAATGTGAAGTTGCATTTGTTTTCAACGGCACCGGGGCCAACATCACGGGGTTAAAAGCGATGGTGCGCTCTCATCAAGCAATCATCTGCACAGATGGTGCTCATATTCATGCTGATGAAGGCGGAGCAGCTGAAGGCTTTATCGGCGGAAAACTGTTGACTGTCCCTTCTGCAAACGGCAAGCTGACCGTCAACCAAATTGCGCAGCAGCTGCACCATATCGGCAACCAGCAGCGAAGCCAGCCAAAAGCCGTTTCCATTTCCCAATGCACGGAACTCGGGACGGTTTATACGCTTGAAGAAATTAAAGAAATCACTTCTTTTGCCCATGACAACGGTCTCTATGTACATATGGACGGTGCCCGGCTAAGTAATGCCGCTGCCCATCTCGGCTGCAGCTTTGCGGAAATGACAGTGGATGCCGGCATCGATATGCTGGCATTTGGCGGAACTAAAAACGGCCTGATGATTGGCGAGGCAGTGGTCTGCCTTAACAAAGAGCTGGAATCTGAACTGAAATACATTCGCAAGCAAGGCATGCAGCTCGGATCGAAAATGCGCTTTATCGCCGCTCAGTTTGACCGTTTGCTGACGGATAATTTGTGGCAGGAAAACGCCAGCCACGCAAACCGTATGGCTCGTTTGCTGGCAGACGGCCTGCAAAATTTCACTGGCATCACTGTTACTCAGCCCGTTGAATCGAATGCTATCTTTGCTTCTATGCCAAAATCCCAAATTGAAGAGCTGCAAAAAACCTATGCGTTTGCTCTTTGGAATGCAGCCATTAATGAAATTCGCTTGGTAACATCGTTCGACACGACAGAAGAAGACATTGAAACCTTTCTTTCCCATGTCGAGAAAGCATACTCCTAA